The proteins below are encoded in one region of Neisseria macacae ATCC 33926:
- a CDS encoding RHS repeat-associated core domain-containing protein, with protein sequence MAFNKIARKDSDFRVVFILPDFCWAPPPAPPVTPPIPFPLFADLGNAQTVAKDVRLNRKPAFVFKASKTNRTTGDEPALPGRKGVLSRTATKPAWPMMHSSSVKIRKRHIIRAGDMFHMNNKFKKKLPPKPCISCKAAAAAGRPVNPIHGLKFLESETDFAFEGILPLVWSRSYYSDQDGTGWLGEGWSVPGCQRIIRDAAGLAYIDDHGRLFPLPEVDEDDEEPVLFESEQIWFSKNPDGHYVIASLDGSIALRFAPLVVAEDGSDEDATLFPLVAVEDANGNHQRFVYHPLTGLPQYVIDGNGRVFSLNFGNVADEQSPKMRLLSVSLLEGLPAFGETVRVGSPLVRYEYNGSGDLIRVIGRDGNVKRSFGYKNNLMVSHTDAAGLVSEYEYDHYTPTGKVLRNWTSLGEEWRFTYHDGYTEVTDVLGRTEQYHYDYNNELTKRVFADGSAVLMERDGLGRLLSHTDAMGRVTRYQYSNEGQVEAIVRPDGAILHFDYDDCYRLIRKSDAEGRYHGYTYDEAGNLLTHTDPLKHTTRFEYADNGLLLSVTDPNGSSTAYHYNENRQPDLITDCSGYETRLAYTPEGQLARITDALGQHTEYHYDADQNLTLALYPDGSKEAFGYDAAGRLKTHTDGEGHTTSYEYGQDGLPTQRTNALGHTFGYHYDKARRLVGLTNENGARYRFAYDVLDRLIAESGFDHKLTGYRYNAGNELVEQREFGDDASLAAKLMAQLGGQPVPKKDVSPLSDDLNSQTPLRITEFKRDILGRLIHTLARDVGDRVQEAAYQYDLDGNLVRAANRQSITCFDYNENGQLIAQHQWKVPSKEENARNGLPETDWRDAQYDMLYLPVTETVRYHYDFNGNRTATVLPDGRQINYLYYGSGHLHQISLDDEVITDIERDKLHREIFRTQGKLASRYELDPLGRLKRQIATLNDLTEGGKGKAKAAAGYGQTAVKRSYGYDRTGNLTHSTDQRTGTTQFEYDKLGRITKAGSELFAFDPAHNILDIPTEKVKPYPTPSPVGEGRGEGKTAALLSANSNAITDNRLKTYNGTTYYYDELGNLIHRELANGEVQNYFYDLHDQLVKAEIFKKDGSKETWSYTYDALGRRIGKGRLKNEEVSNDLENQTRFVWDGSHLLQEIHPDGRYTYIYTDQDSYEPLAQVRNWTTEDGENRHQTHYFHCDQIGIPREMTDKDGNLLWFGNYTGWGRLKEETKVTDSAYQPFRLQNQYADRETGLHYNFFRYYEPDVGRFVNQDPIGLMGGMNLYQFAPNTQQWIDHLGLDVNIIRSDRSVTFILDISLNGRNVTNTDIENVKNGIERNWNAGGWKYGGCNIRFIANVKANDSKMANQITAEPINGRSYVNKAGGNRGVWYMRDPNVSWVAAHEAGHLMGLGDRYKDINGKSIPQKGWENNIMAAPNKPVEQRNINELIPFTTKCACNILEYM encoded by the coding sequence ATGGCATTCAATAAAATCGCCCGCAAAGACAGCGACTTTAGAGTCGTCTTTATCCTCCCCGATTTCTGTTGGGCGCCCCCTCCTGCTCCCCCTGTTACACCGCCCATCCCCTTCCCGCTCTTCGCCGACTTGGGCAACGCTCAAACCGTCGCCAAAGACGTCCGCCTCAACCGCAAGCCCGCCTTCGTCTTCAAGGCCAGTAAAACCAACCGCACCACCGGCGACGAACCCGCCCTTCCGGGCCGCAAGGGTGTGTTGTCGCGCACCGCCACCAAACCCGCCTGGCCGATGATGCATTCTTCTTCGGTTAAAATCCGCAAGCGCCACATCATACGCGCCGGCGATATGTTCCACATGAACAACAAGTTCAAGAAGAAACTGCCGCCCAAACCCTGTATTTCCTGCAAAGCCGCCGCCGCTGCCGGCCGCCCGGTCAATCCGATACACGGGCTGAAGTTTTTGGAGAGTGAAACCGACTTTGCTTTTGAAGGCATCCTGCCGCTGGTTTGGAGCCGCAGCTATTATTCCGACCAAGACGGTACCGGCTGGCTCGGCGAGGGCTGGAGCGTACCGGGCTGCCAACGCATCATCCGCGATGCGGCGGGATTGGCCTATATCGACGATCATGGCCGTTTGTTCCCGCTGCCGGAAGTCGATGAAGACGATGAGGAACCGGTATTGTTCGAGAGCGAACAGATTTGGTTCAGTAAAAATCCGGACGGGCATTATGTCATTGCGTCGCTGGACGGTTCGATAGCGCTGCGTTTTGCGCCTTTGGTGGTGGCGGAAGACGGTTCGGACGAAGACGCCACCCTCTTCCCGCTGGTGGCGGTGGAAGACGCCAACGGCAACCATCAGCGTTTCGTCTATCATCCGCTGACCGGTCTGCCGCAATACGTCATCGACGGCAACGGCCGGGTGTTCTCGCTGAACTTCGGCAATGTGGCGGACGAACAGTCGCCCAAAATGCGGCTGCTGTCGGTGTCGCTGCTGGAGGGTTTGCCCGCCTTCGGTGAAACGGTCCGGGTCGGCAGTCCGCTGGTCCGCTACGAATACAACGGCAGCGGCGACTTGATCCGCGTTATCGGCCGCGACGGCAACGTCAAACGCAGCTTCGGCTATAAAAACAACCTGATGGTGTCGCACACGGATGCGGCAGGATTGGTATCGGAATACGAATACGACCATTACACCCCGACCGGCAAGGTGTTGCGCAACTGGACGTCTTTGGGCGAGGAATGGCGCTTTACCTATCACGACGGTTATACCGAGGTAACCGACGTATTGGGTCGTACCGAGCAATATCATTACGATTACAACAACGAGTTGACCAAGCGGGTGTTTGCCGACGGCAGCGCTGTGTTGATGGAACGCGACGGTTTGGGCCGTCTGCTCAGCCACACCGATGCGATGGGGCGCGTTACCCGCTATCAGTACAGCAACGAGGGGCAGGTGGAGGCCATCGTCCGCCCCGACGGCGCCATCCTGCATTTCGACTATGACGACTGCTACCGCCTGATCCGTAAAAGCGATGCGGAAGGCCGTTACCACGGCTATACCTACGACGAAGCGGGCAACCTGCTGACCCATACCGACCCGCTGAAACATACCACTCGTTTCGAATACGCCGACAACGGCCTGTTGCTGTCGGTAACCGATCCGAACGGCAGCAGCACCGCCTATCACTACAATGAAAACCGCCAGCCCGACCTCATTACCGACTGCTCCGGTTACGAAACCCGTCTGGCCTACACCCCCGAAGGGCAGCTGGCGCGCATTACCGATGCGCTGGGACAGCACACCGAATACCATTATGACGCCGACCAAAACCTTACCCTCGCCCTCTATCCCGACGGCAGCAAAGAGGCCTTCGGCTACGATGCCGCAGGTCGTCTGAAAACCCATACCGACGGCGAAGGCCATACCACTTCCTACGAATACGGCCAAGACGGTCTGCCGACCCAACGCACCAATGCGCTGGGGCATACCTTCGGTTACCATTACGACAAAGCCCGCCGCCTGGTCGGCCTCACCAATGAAAACGGTGCGCGCTACCGTTTTGCCTACGATGTCCTCGACCGCCTGATTGCCGAAAGCGGTTTCGACCATAAGCTGACCGGCTACCGCTACAATGCCGGCAACGAGCTGGTCGAGCAGCGCGAATTCGGCGACGACGCCTCCCTAGCCGCCAAACTGATGGCGCAGTTAGGCGGACAGCCCGTCCCCAAAAAAGACGTATCCCCGCTTTCAGACGACCTCAACAGCCAAACCCCGCTGCGGATTACCGAGTTCAAACGCGATATATTGGGCCGCTTAATCCACACCCTCGCCCGTGACGTCGGCGACCGAGTTCAGGAGGCCGCTTACCAATACGACTTGGACGGCAACCTCGTCCGCGCCGCCAACCGCCAAAGCATCACCTGCTTCGACTACAACGAAAACGGCCAGCTTATCGCCCAGCACCAATGGAAGGTGCCGAGCAAGGAAGAGAACGCTCGAAACGGCCTGCCCGAAACCGACTGGCGCGATGCGCAGTACGACATGCTGTACCTGCCCGTTACCGAAACCGTCCGCTACCACTACGACTTCAACGGCAACCGCACCGCCACCGTCCTGCCCGACGGCAGACAGATCAATTACCTGTATTACGGCAGCGGCCACCTGCACCAAATCAGCCTCGACGACGAAGTCATTACCGACATCGAGCGCGATAAGCTACACCGCGAAATCTTCCGCACACAGGGTAAGCTCGCCAGCCGTTACGAACTCGACCCTTTAGGTCGTCTGAAAAGGCAAATCGCCACCCTCAACGACCTGACGGAAGGCGGCAAAGGCAAAGCCAAAGCAGCGGCGGGCTATGGCCAAACCGCCGTCAAACGCAGCTACGGCTACGACCGCACCGGCAACCTGACCCACAGCACCGACCAGCGGACGGGAACGACCCAGTTCGAGTACGACAAACTGGGCAGGATTACTAAAGCGGGCAGCGAACTGTTCGCCTTCGACCCTGCGCACAATATCCTCGACATCCCGACGGAAAAGGTCAAACCATACCCTACCCCCTCTCCCGTGGGAGAGGGTCGGGGAGAGGGCAAAACGGCTGCGCTGCTTTCAGCCAACTCCAATGCCATCACCGACAACCGCCTGAAAACCTACAACGGCACGACCTATTACTACGACGAGCTCGGCAACCTGATCCACCGCGAACTGGCAAACGGCGAAGTGCAGAACTATTTCTACGATCTGCACGACCAACTGGTTAAGGCCGAAATCTTCAAAAAAGACGGCAGCAAAGAGACTTGGTCGTACACCTACGACGCCTTGGGCAGAAGGATAGGCAAAGGTCGTCTGAAAAACGAAGAAGTTTCAAACGACCTCGAAAACCAAACCCGCTTCGTTTGGGATGGCAGCCACCTCCTACAGGAAATCCACCCGGACGGCAGATATACCTATATCTACACCGACCAAGACTCCTACGAGCCTTTGGCGCAAGTCCGAAACTGGACAACCGAAGACGGCGAAAACCGACACCAAACCCACTACTTCCACTGCGACCAAATCGGTATCCCGCGTGAGATGACCGATAAAGACGGCAACCTCTTATGGTTCGGCAACTACACCGGCTGGGGTCGTCTGAAAGAAGAAACCAAGGTAACGGATAGCGCATATCAACCCTTCCGCCTGCAGAACCAGTATGCCGACCGTGAAACGGGGCTGCATTACAACTTCTTCAGGTATTATGAACCTGATGTGGGTCGGTTTGTGAATCAGGACCCGATTGGGTTGATGGGTGGGATGAATCTGTATCAGTTTGCGCCGAATACTCAGCAATGGATAGATCATTTAGGGCTTGATGTTAATATCATTCGATCTGATCGCTCAGTTACATTTATCCTTGATATTTCTTTAAATGGAAGGAATGTAACCAATACTGATATAGAAAATGTAAAGAATGGGATTGAACGAAACTGGAATGCTGGAGGATGGAAATATGGTGGATGCAATATTAGATTCATTGCAAATGTAAAAGCAAATGACAGCAAAATGGCTAACCAAATTACTGCCGAACCTATCAATGGTAGAAGTTATGTAAATAAAGCTGGAGGAAATAGAGGAGTTTGGTATATGAGGGATCCTAATGTCTCATGGGTAGCCGCTCATGAGGCTGGCCATCTAATGGGATTAGGTGATAGATACAAAGATATAAACGGGAAAAGTATTCCTCAAAAAGGATGGGAAAACAATATCATGGCTGCACCTAACAAACCTGTTGAACAGAGAAACATAAACGAATTAATACCATTTACAACAAAATGTGCCTGTAATATTTTGGAATACATGTAA
- a CDS encoding RHS repeat-associated core domain-containing protein encodes MPSKEENARNGLPETDWRDAQYDMLYLPVTETVRYHYDFNGNRTATVLPDGRQINYLYYGSGHLHQISLDDEVITDIERDKLHREIFRTQGKLASRYELDPLGRLKRQIATLNDLTEGGKGKNKVAAGYNQTAVKRSYGYGRTGNLTHSTDQRTGTTHFEYDKLGRITKAGSELFAFDPAHNILDIPTEKVKPYPAPSPVGEGWGEGKTAALLSDDRSVITDNRLKTYNGTTYYYDDLGNLIHRELADGEVQNYFYDLHDHLVKAEIFKKDGSKETWVYTYDALGRRIGKGRLKNEEVSETAFPHDLSGNGLENHTRFVWDGSHLLQEIHSDGRYTYIYTDQDSYEPLAQVRDWVTEDGENCQQIRYFHCDQIGIPREMTDKDGNLLWFGNYTGWGRLKEETKVTDSAYQLFRLQNQYADRETGLHYNFFRYYEPDAGRFVNQDPIGLWGGMNFYSFASNIQNWIDFLGLATVDATFRIRGSRKKYTGTNPTERANRTSGAIECASMPGPNRDKHSMHAEVEAMTAAFDDGVRGGIGELTVKGKPVCGFCKSSLKQLARSLDLKTLIIKEMDTGNIYKFTGDELLPIKEGGKGYKKCDHC; translated from the coding sequence GTGCCGAGCAAAGAAGAGAACGCCCGAAACGGCCTGCCCGAAACCGACTGGCGCGATGCGCAGTACGATATGCTGTACCTGCCCGTCACCGAAACCGTCCGCTACCACTACGACTTCAACGGCAACCGCACCGCCACCGTCCTGCCCGACGGCAGACAGATCAACTATCTGTATTACGGCAGCGGCCACCTCCACCAAATCAGCCTCGACGACGAAGTCATTACCGACATCGAGCGCGACAAACTGCACCGCGAAATCTTCCGCACACAAGGTAAACTCGCCAGCCGTTACGAACTCGACCCATTAGGTCGTCTGAAAAGGCAAATCGCCACCCTCAACGACCTGACAGAGGGCGGCAAAGGCAAAAACAAAGTCGCGGCGGGTTATAATCAAACCGCCGTCAAACGCAGCTACGGCTACGGCCGCACCGGCAACCTGACCCACAGCACCGACCAGCGGACGGGAACGACGCATTTCGAGTACGACAAACTCGGTCGAATCACCAAAGCCGGCAGCGAACTATTCGCCTTCGACCCCGCGCACAATATCCTCGACATCCCGACGGAAAAGGTCAAACCATACCCTGCCCCCTCTCCCGTGGGAGAGGGTTGGGGAGAGGGCAAAACGGCTGCGCTGCTTTCAGACGACCGCTCCGTCATCACCGACAACCGCCTGAAAACCTACAACGGCACGACCTATTACTACGACGACCTCGGCAACCTGATCCACCGCGAGCTGGCCGACGGCGAAGTGCAGAACTATTTCTACGACCTGCACGACCACCTGGTTAAAGCCGAAATCTTCAAAAAAGACGGTAGCAAAGAAACTTGGGTGTACACTTACGACGCCTTGGGCAGAAGGATAGGCAAAGGTCGTCTGAAAAACGAAGAAGTTTCAGAAACGGCATTCCCGCATGATTTAAGCGGGAACGGCCTCGAAAACCACACCCGTTTCGTTTGGGACGGCAGCCATCTGCTGCAAGAAATCCATTCGGACGGCAGGTATACCTATATCTATACCGATCAAGATTCCTACGAGCCGCTGGCACAAGTCCGCGATTGGGTAACCGAAGACGGCGAAAACTGCCAACAAATCCGCTACTTCCACTGCGATCAAATCGGCATCCCGCGTGAGATGACCGATAAAGACGGCAACCTCTTATGGTTCGGCAACTACACCGGCTGGGGTCGTCTGAAAGAGGAAACCAAGGTAACAGATAGCGCATACCAGCTGTTCCGCCTGCAAAACCAGTACGCCGACCGTGAAACGGGGCTGCATTACAACTTCTTCAGGTATTATGAGCCTGATGCGGGGCGGTTTGTGAATCAGGATCCGATTGGGTTGTGGGGCGGAATGAACTTTTATAGTTTTGCATCCAATATCCAAAACTGGATTGATTTTTTAGGACTTGCTACAGTAGATGCCACCTTTAGAATACGTGGTAGTCGGAAAAAGTATACGGGCACCAACCCAACTGAGCGAGCAAATAGGACTTCAGGAGCCATCGAATGTGCATCAATGCCAGGACCAAATAGAGATAAACATTCTATGCATGCTGAGGTAGAAGCAATGACAGCCGCTTTTGATGATGGCGTACGAGGAGGAATCGGGGAATTAACAGTCAAAGGAAAACCAGTTTGTGGTTTTTGTAAAAGTAGTTTGAAACAACTAGCAAGGTCTCTGGATCTAAAAACACTGATTATTAAAGAGATGGATACTGGTAATATTTATAAGTTTACTGGAGATGAACTCTTACCAATTAAAGAGGGTGGCAAAGGATATAAAAAATGCGACCATTGTTAA
- a CDS encoding immunity 22 family protein: protein MKEMYKNCHFWIGFVESLKEFNDYFDIDIKTGTSKFAQDIGFPFKDEELDKFCKLTCLQPNFDHTFQISELLCDSPLKKEDIKLIEELCKKMEPPPNSYVYLFHSGAKYKIGAKFSSYYYIGCFEANPNFIEDEELLDNL, encoded by the coding sequence ATGAAAGAGATGTATAAAAATTGCCATTTTTGGATAGGTTTTGTTGAAAGCCTAAAAGAGTTTAACGATTATTTTGATATCGATATAAAAACTGGTACATCCAAATTTGCTCAAGATATTGGGTTTCCATTCAAAGACGAGGAATTAGATAAATTTTGCAAGTTAACATGTTTGCAGCCTAACTTTGATCATACATTTCAAATAAGTGAATTACTATGCGATTCTCCTTTAAAAAAAGAAGATATTAAGCTTATTGAGGAATTATGTAAAAAAATGGAGCCTCCCCCAAATTCATATGTCTACCTCTTTCATTCAGGTGCAAAATACAAGATTGGTGCTAAATTTTCCAGTTATTATTATATTGGATGTTTTGAAGCTAATCCAAATTTTATTGAAGATGAAGAATTATTAGATAATTTATAA